A single region of the Ptychodera flava strain L36383 chromosome 9, AS_Pfla_20210202, whole genome shotgun sequence genome encodes:
- the LOC139141057 gene encoding LOW QUALITY PROTEIN: NADH dehydrogenase [ubiquinone] 1 alpha subcomplex subunit 10, mitochondrial-like (The sequence of the model RefSeq protein was modified relative to this genomic sequence to represent the inferred CDS: deleted 1 base in 1 codon), with protein MALLICRSNFGARKGFAMVGAVLRSTTVTDGCKMAASAGQRLRAFQTSSQTLRKYSWLNYVLGERTSKKFHDRSKIFVVDGNIAVGKTTLATKLAEKLGLHYIGEPDLHYFDRQVGDGEPLDPKFTGNVTLQKFYDDPKAKDGHTFRLQMVMYMIRYLQYSDAMEHLLSTGQGVVMDRCVYSDFVFLEAILKEGLIRRQCHEYYNEVKGISIWRIIPPHLVIYLDAPVRVIQQRIKERGIPYEQNIQDSYLEALDEAYKKKYLTEMSETSEILQYDWTNFGDIERVVEDIDLLEFKNSPWLEQDDVALHHLRIFCSNKFKVAKSCVIPKYLPELTISAMEFDAIKHEYLQLPKMKYAKGYNEGEGSVLWK; from the exons ATGGCTTTACTAATCTGTAGGTCAAATTTTGGAGCTAGGAAAGGCTTTGCGATGGTGGGCGCAGTATTGCGGTCGACCACTGTAACAGACGGCTGCAAAATGGCTGCTTCAGCCGGG CAGAGATTGAGAGCCTTCCAGACTTCAAGCCAAACTCTGAGAAAGTATTCCTGGCTCAACTACGTGCTTGGAGAAAGAACTAGCAAGAAATTCCATGATAGaagtaaaatatttgttgttgatGGAAACATCGCTGTCGGCAAGACGACACTAGCTACAAAATTGGCAGAGAAATTAGGTTTGCACTACATTGGAGAACCTGATTTGCATTATTTTGACCGACAAGTTGGTGACGGCGAACCACTCGATCCTAAATTCACAG GCAATGTAACA CTCCAGAAATTTTATGATGACCCTAAAGCCAAAGATGGTCACACTTTCCGTCTACAGATGGTTATGTACATGATAAGATACTTGCAGTACAGTGATGCGATGGAACATCTCTTATCGACAG GGCAAGGTGTTGTAATGGACAGATGTGTGTACAGTGACTTTGTGTTTCTTGAAGCCATCCTTAAGGAAGGACTCATCAGAAGGCAGT GTCATGAATACTACAATGAAGTGAAAGGCATTAGCATATGGCGTATCATACCTCCTCATCTTGTCATCTATCTGGATGCTCCAGTTCGTGTCATACAACAGAGGATTAAAGAGAGGGGAATA CCTTATGAACAGAACATCCAAGACAGCTACCTTGAAGCTTTGGATGAAGCATATAAGAAGAAGTACCTTACTGAAATGAGTGAAACCTCTGAAATACTTCAGTATGACTGGACCAACTTTGGTGACATAGAAAGG GTAGTTGAAGACATTGATCTACTTGAATTTAAGAACTCACCATGGCTTGAACAAGATGATGTTGCTCTGCACCATTTGAGAATCTT TTGCAGTAACAAGTTCAAAGTCGCCAAGAGTTGTGTGATTCCCAAGTACCTTCCGGAACTCACCATCAGTGCCATGGAATTTGATGCTATCAAGCATGAGTATCTGCAG CTCCCAAAGATGAAATATGCCAAGGGCTACAACGAGGGAGAAGGAAGTGTGTTGTGGAAGTAG
- the LOC139141315 gene encoding LOW QUALITY PROTEIN: tRNA endonuclease ANKZF1-like (The sequence of the model RefSeq protein was modified relative to this genomic sequence to represent the inferred CDS: inserted 2 bases in 2 codons; deleted 2 bases in 1 codon) yields the protein MAEAEVAVSESGLLSARDGEPRKVKEKLSVSKQAGGLPEYFTCSLYDSKAKTLMKGLTLASCQPNIKAEDFQPSESNDEQSSTEQTASPKKHVISDKMACSTCDCLFMSRTEQRKHYKLDWHRFNLRQKAAGQPSVTEEAFESMLTGEISSISGSDSSSSDSEDDENQDLSPISKPHKIRASFPSRLKSSPNSGTDSETDDDGKLKQPRGRQYPKLYFKNSSGQILSIYRCIIYGKKNVPVTQNELIYKTETLTQQMKWCVLMVAGGHFAGAIFDGDSHAFAQTFHRYTVRAKRGSAQGIRDSQQGGHAPRSAGASLRRYNEAXLIQDIHDLLDDWKESLADCDHIFLRAPSFNKAIFFSGKNAHFSKKDPRFITIPFSTRRPTFAEVKRVHAELMTVECYGNEEDVADLLPWSPKPKAIPRRLSKQKVMVRENGENGNGRVIGRIASVLATEDGRHSEVKQGIVKDPQKFHKDSRPKDGGTEISSVTDRNNRDTKSKDGRGERSPEKETKTDEVKGILDSETPNESIEQLESDSDDETNAEDTLALETVETETSTLHLREFENVRNKPKNKRNLVCRRKRKALLKRKIGQLSSCHNTRSALYQLRNDLYTACKTGDEDMMMSLLKTMSETGKADKDSLTIVEDATNKITDTEIDVAWETDTVTRTDTDDSAVKEATSENMETSENETQKSSQPGDEKIPQQNDQTSIGSGADPGKDAVSLPSMERAEILNDSFASDGRTLLHIAAKAGQRKIIRILLESGADPAIRDKNGKCSYAISIDKPTRNEFRKFMADYPDMYDYTKAQIPSPLTTEMESEKAVKMAEKRKEKKKARKDKLKEQKAEDKRRXDEEKEKQWFASLSEREKRALAAERRLAQQLDDKNTKRCWLCGENLADKVPFEYMDFKFCSIKCLKEHNTTQQQQQTQSTGQRR from the exons ATGGCGGAGGCAGAAGTTGCTGTGTCTGAAAGTGGGCTTCTTTCCGCTCGGGATGGTGAACCCAGGAAGGTCAAAGAGAAattgtcagtgtcaaaacaaGCTGGCGGTCTTCCAGAGTATTTTACATGTTCCCTCTATGACAGCAAAGCAAAAACTCTCATGAAGGGCTTGACTCTGGCATCTTGTCAACCGAATATCAAAGCTGAGGACTTCCAACCTAGCGAGTCGAATGATGAGCAAAGTTCTACAGAACAAACAG CTTCCCCCAAGAAACATGTCATCTCTGACAAGATGGCTTGCTCTACCTGTGACTGCCTGTTTATGTCAAGAACAGAGCAG AGAAAGCACTACAAGTTAGACTGGCATAGGTTTAATCTGAGGCAAAAAGCGGCAGGTCAACCCAGTGTCACAGAAGAGGCCTTTGAAAGCATGTTAACAG GTGAAATATCTAGTATATCTGGCAGTGATAGCAGTAGCAGTGACAGCGAGGACGACGAAAACCAAGATCTTTCTCCGATATCCAAACCTCATAAAATACGGGCATCCTTTCCATCTCGTCTGAAATCTTCACCAAACAGCGGAACAGACAGTGAGACTGATGACGATGGGAAACTCAAACAACCAAGAGGTCGGCAGTACCCTAAACTGTATTTCAAGAACAGCAGTGGTCAAATTCTCTCCATATACAGGTGTATTATATATGGAAAGaag AACGTACCTGTGACTCAGAATGAATTAATTTACAAGACGGAGACTCTCACCCaacaaatgaaatggtgtgTGTTGATGGTTGCTGGTGGTCACTTTGCTGGAGCCATATTTGATGG TGATAGCCA TGCTTTTGCACAAACATTCCATCGATACACCGTCAGAGCAAAGCGAGGTTCAGCACAGGGTATCAGAGACAGTCAACAAGGTGGCCATGCTCCAAG ATCAGCTGGAGCAAGTCTCAGGCGATACAATGAAG GCTTGATTCAAGATATCCATGACTTACTGGATGACTGGAAAGAATCTCTCGCAGACTGTGATCACATCTTTCTTCGGGCACCAAGTTTTAACAAAGCGATCTTCTTCAGTGGAAAGAATGCCCACTTCAGCAAGAAAGACCCTCGTTTCATAACCATCCCATTCTCCACAAGGAGGCCGACATTTGCCGAAGTGAAGAGGGTCCATGCAGAACTCATGACTGTCGAGTGCTATGGCAACGAGGAAGACGTGGCAGACTTGTTGCCATGGTCACCCAAACCAAAAGCGATACCCCGGAGGTTATCCAAGCAGAAAGTCATGGTCAGGGAAAATGGTGAGAATGGAAATGGTAGAGTAATA GGCCGCATTGCAAGCGTCTTGGCGACTGAAGATGGGCGACATTCTGAAGTTAAACAAGGAATTGTAAAAGATCCTCAGAAATTTCATAAGGACTCTCGTCCAAAAGATGGAGGTACTGAAATCTCATCAGttacagatagaaacaatagaGATACAAAAAGCAAGGATGGCAGAGGTGAAAGGTCACCtgaaaaggaaacaaaaacaGATGAAGTAAAAGGAATACTAGATTCTGAGACACCAAATGAAAGCATCGAACAACTTGAatcag atTCTGATGATGAAACCAATGCTGAAGACACCCTTGCTTTAGAGACTGTTGAGACGGAAACTAGTACCCTACATCTCAGGGAGTTTGAAAATGTGAGGAATAAACCCAAGAATAAAAGAAACCTGGTGTGCAGAAGAAAGAGAAAAGCGTTGTTGAAGAGGAAAATAGGCCAG TTGTCTTCATGTCACAATACCA GAAGCGCCCTCTATCAACTAAGGAATGACCTGTATACTGCATGTAAGACAGGAGATGAAGACATGATGATGTCATTGCTAAAGACAATGTCAGAGACTGGGAAAGCAGACAAGGATTCTCTGACTATTGTAGAAGATGCCACTAACAAAATCACAGATACTGAAATCGATGTTGCTTGGGAAACAGATACAGTCACAAGGACAGACACTGATGACAGTGCGGTAAAGGAAGCTACCTCGGAAAACATGGaaacttcagaaaatgaaaCACAAAAGTCTTCCCAACCAGGCGATGAAAAGATTCCACAGCAAAATGATCAAACTTCCATTGGTTCAGGAGCTGATCCTGGAAAGGATGCAGTATCTTTGCCTTCCATGGAGAGAGCTGAGATTCTCAATGACTCTTTTGCCAGTGATGGTAGAACTTTACTGCACATAGCAGCCAAGGCTGGACAGAGGAAAATTATCCGCATTCTGCTGGAATCTGGTGCAGATCCAGCTATCAG GGATAAAAATGGAAAGTGCAGTTATGCCATATCCATCGACAAACCAACTAGGAATGAATTCCGGAAGTTCATGGCAGACTATCCTGATATGTATGATTACACCAAGGCACAG ATACCGAGTCCCTTGACAACAGAAATGGAAAGTGAAAAAGCTGTAAAGATGGCTGAGAAgagaaaggaaaagaaaaaagcCAGAAAGGACAAACTAAAG GAACAGAAAGCTGAAGACAAAAGAA AAGATGAGGAGAAAGAGAAGCAGTGGTTTGCGTCTCTTAGTGAAAGGGAGAAGAGAGCGTTGGCAGCAGAGAGAAGATTGGCCCAACAGTTAGACGATAAGAACACCAA GCGATGCTGGTTGTGTGGAGAAAACCTAGCTGACAAAGTTCCCTTTGAGTACATGGACTTCAAGTTCTGCTCAATAAAATGCTTGAAagaacacaacacaacacaacaacaacaacaaacacaatcAACAGGACAAAGAAGATGA
- the LOC139141058 gene encoding neurotactin-like, producing the protein MDEVELNVGVRHRFAKDTKVTIMASQEEVLLSQVGSDDESDDMYFIDEHTSKRDKKSCTKAQKYCCYGIWIVIGLCAVVIVLYVAAHTVSRSIIQAQTDCGFVEGDEEKGAYVFKGIPYAVPPVGDLRWREPLSLKGSKSCWEGVYSAKRYGSVCVQPGKDYKDVIGNEDCLYLNVWTPTLNSSASLPVSVFIHGGSLVILSGGEQDYHPTAEMASKGNMVFVSFNYRLNAFGFMALDILSQDSPSNTSGNYGFYDQILLFKWVQNNIHHFGGDANQVTLLGQSSGGTSILAHLVSPLTKGLFHRAWLMSSSTVFNKNLSETSKDNLGFLNNTQCTDVKCLRSLSSDKIANAVPWSEYPYWNDNDLQDLPQKNLLNGAKAVVDGILVPAPPEEMWKRGLGHDVPIVIGSTAQEIDLDPQQSDIREWDWKKYDEVVADKLDTFGKNITKQAKMLYQYVPTMHTPELVYTTMASDVRVTCPTHKLAKTISDALTSPVYRYVATSWPSQPVEITKVHFKPQYGFHGWDCFALFGVHRDLIKAPSANDDKFSALMQEMFFHFAREGAMLPDWKEYPEAIAKLSYNLTVVDRYKKRECEFWTTNGFRPYAWIN; encoded by the exons ATGGATGAAGTCGAA TTGAATGTTGGGGTCCGTCACCGATTTGCTAAAGACACCAAAGTGACCATCATGGCCAGTCAAGAGGAAGTACTCCTCTCGCAAGTTGGTTCTGACGATGAGTCTGATGATATGTACTTTATCGATGAGCACACCAGTAAGAGAGACAAGAAATCCTGTACAAAGGCTCAAAAATACTGCTGTTATGGTATCTGGATTGTAATAGGGTTGTGTGCTGTAGTTATTGTGCTGTATGTTGCGGCACATACAGTGTCAAGGAGTATCATACAGGCTCAGACAGACTGTGGCTTTGTTGAAGGTGATGAAGAAAAAGGAGCTTACGTATTCAAAGGCATTCCCTATGCAGTGCCACCTGTGGGTGATCTTCGGTGGAGAGAACCACTATCCCTGAAGGGGAGTAAGTCATGCTGGGAAGGAGTGTACAGCGCAAAGAGGTATGGAAGTGTGTGCGTACAGCCTGGTAAGGATTACAAAGATGTGATAGGCAATGAAGATTGTCTGTATCTGAATGTCTGGACTCCAACACTCAATTCGTCGGCATCACTTCCGGTCAGTGTTTTCATCCATGGAGGAAGCCTTGTGATTTTAAGCGGCGGTGAGCAGGACTATCATCCAACAGCGGAGATGGCAAGCAAAGGCAACATGGTGTTTGTAAGCTTTAATTACCGACTTAATGCATTTGGATTCATGGCACTGGATATCCTTTCCCAAGATTCCCCGTCAAATACATCAGGAAACTATGGATTCTACGATCAAATCTTGCTTTTCAAATGGGTCCAGAATAACATACATCATTTCGGTGGAGATGCCAATCAAGTGACCTTGCTGGGTCAAAGTTCAGGAGGCACTTCCATTCTTGCACACCTTGTTTCTCCACTTACCAAAG GCCTTTTCCACAGAGCATGGCTTATGAGCTCTTCTACCGTCTTCAATAAAAACCTTTCTGAAACCTCCAAGGACAATCTTGGGTTTCTCAATAATACTCAATGTACTGATGTGAAATGTTTGCGAAGTCTCAGTTCTGATAAAATTGCCAATGCTGTTCCGTGGAGTGAATATCCATATTGGAATGACAATGACCTACAAG ATCTTCCTCAGAAAAATCTATTAAATGGTGCAAAAGCTGTAGTGGATGGAATCCTTGTTCCAGCACCACCCGAGGAAATGTGGAAAAGGGGGCTTGGACATGATGTACCTATTGTTATAG GGTCAACTGCGCAGGAAATTGACCTAGACCCACAACAGTCGGACATCAGAGAATGGGATTGGAAAAAATATGATGAGGTTGTTGCAG ATAAACTAGACACCTTTggtaaaaatatcacaaagcaAGCAAAGATGCTATACCAATATGTACCCACCATGCATACTCCAGAATTAGTCTACACAACCATGGCATCAGATGTGCGAGTTACCTGTCCGACTCACAAGTTAGCAAAGACAATATCAGATGCTCTCACATCTCCTGTCTATCGCTACGTGGCAACGTCATGGCCATCACAGCCTGTGGAGATAACCAAAGTCCACTTCAAACCTCAATATGGCTTCCACGGCTGGGATTGCTTCGCTCTCTTTGGAGTGCACAGGGATCTCATCAAAGCACCCTCGGCGAATGATGACAAGTTTAGTGCGTTAATGCAAGAAATGTTTTTCCACTTTGCCAGGGAGGGCGCAATGCTTCCTGATTGGAAAGAATACCCAGAAGCCATTGCTAAACTGTCATATAATCTGACAGTAGTTGATAGATACAAAAAACGGGAGTGTGAATTTTGGACAACGAATGGATTTCGGCCCTATGCATGGATTAATTAA